A window of Populus trichocarpa isolate Nisqually-1 chromosome 17, P.trichocarpa_v4.1, whole genome shotgun sequence genomic DNA:
CCAATCTCATGCTTGGCTCCTCCCAGCATGCGCTTGAGGGGGCATGTAAAGATATCAACGGTCATAATGATGCCAAGTGTCAGAAGATTAGCAATTAATATTGTTAGCATTCTGTTAGTAGTGTTTGTTAGTAAAAGAGAATTTGTTAGCATTATATTGAGTGTAAAAGAAAGCATATTCTCCGTGCAGTATCTTCCAATACTGCATGTATAAAGTGAGAAATAGTAATGTAAACAGTTaagcaaaagcaaataataaaacagtGCTATAATTTCGTCTTCTGCTTCTCTGTGCATAACAGATTCATTCATTCTCTGTTCTTCACTCTctgcttcttttcttcatttccatttcATTTCTATATAAATGTTACTGtctttcatggtatcagagcttccaCTCCTCCGCAAATAACACATCAATCTTGGAAGGATCCGTAGTTGCACTCATCACAAACTCACACAAGTGTGCAAGGATGTATATAGGAATCGCAGATTACACATTTTCCATCACACTTCTCACAAAGGCGTCCAATAGCAATTCCTGGTTGCTTCCAGCACATAATCAAATCAGGATGATGCTTGGTCATGATCTCTTCAAGATCTTAGTGTTCCTACGTGCACCTGCTGGAATCGATTTGAGACTCTGTTCCTTCTCTTTcagcagagagagagggaaaccTGGAGAAACTTCTGcactctatgatttttttatttatttattttttttttttactcttgtttCTGATTCTGGCTTCTTTCTCATCTTATTCATGAAATTCTTCTATGTTTGCTGTTGTGTCTATTATCTGTTTGATATATTGTCAAACTGAAACTTCTTCTTCAAATCTTCAACTTTCTGCAAGATTCTTCCTTCTCAATCTttgattctcttcttttctatctCTTGCACTCTAAAAATACGACTACTTCTCACCTTCAGATTGTTCAACTCTAATAAGAGAATATACACATAAacgttttcttcttcccctgcactGCAGAATTTCTCTCTGCTTCTCTTCATCTCTATTCTAATATACACATAaacgttttcttcttcctctgcactGCAGAATTTCTCTCTACTTCTCCTCATCTCTATTCTctgcttttcttctcttcatctcTATTCTCTGCTTTTCTTCATCTCTATTGCAGTATCTCCCTCTAATTCTATTCACTTCTCTGTTCCTCTCTGTGACGTTTCTTGCtagcttttcaaaatatctCTGCTATCTCCCTTGCTTCCAATCCAGTGTTCCACATCTCCagattgattatcattttgttaggGAACGGGTTATCACGGATGATTTCCTAGTCCAGCATGTCTCCTCTACTGATATATCCTCACCAAaggtcttttcatttctttgtttcaGCATCATTGCTCCAATCTCATGCTTGGCTCCTCCCAGCATGCGCTTGAGGGGGCATGTAAAGATATCAACGGTCCTAATGATGCCAAGTGTCAGAAGATTAGCAATTAATATTGTTAGCATTCTGTTAGTAGTGTTTGTTAGTAAAAGAGAATTTGTTAGCATTATATTGAGTGTAAAAGAAAGCATATTCTCCGTGCAGTATCTTCCAATACTGCATATATAAAGTGAGAAATAGTAATGTAAACAGTTaagcaaaagcaaataataaaacagtGCTATAATTTCGTCTTCTGCTTCTCTGTGCATAATAGATTCATTCATTCTCTGTTCTTCACTCTctgcttcttttcttcatttccatttcATTTCTATATAAATGTTACTGTCTTTCAGAATTAACCTTCATTCCGTCTCCAGCATCTTTTGCCTTCATTAATGGTATCGAAATCGTTTCCATGCCAGACAGCTTCTATGCTCGTGGCGATGATAATCCACTGACCTATGTGGGCTCCGATGTCTTCTTCTATCTGTATAACACAACTGCGCTTGAGACAGTCTATCGACTGAATGTTGGGGGGCAAGATATCAGCAGCACAGGAGATACGGGCATGTACAGGACATGGCATCAAGATTCAGAGTATCTCTTTAGACAATCTGGAAACACTCCATATCTCCCAGGCGTTAAGATAAAGTACACAACCAAAACGCCAGCTTACTCCGCACCTGTTATGGTATATAGTACTATGCGTTCAATGGGTCGTGAACCACGTGTTAACATGAATTACAATCTCACATGGATCATCCCAGTTGATGCTGGTTTCCATTATCTCCTTAGACTCCACTTTTGTGAGTTTCGAATGGAGTTCAAAAGTGTAAATCAacaggtatttttaatattcatcaacaaTCAAACAGCAGAGTATGATGCAGATGTGATCCATATGAGCGGTGGAAACGGTATTCCAGTTTACAAAGACTACATCGTGCTGGTCCCTCAAGGGAGCCAGAGCAAGCAGGACTTGTGGCTCGAACTACTCCCTAACATGGAACTGAAACCTACTTATGCTGATGCAATCTTGAATGGCTTGGAAATATTCAAGCTGAATACAAACAGATGAAAATCTTGCAGGATTCAACCCTGATCCAACAGTGGCTCCTCCACCAGCAGAACAACATCCAAGTCTACAAGAGAGAAGAACGGGCAAAAGATCATCAATACTTATGGTTATAGGCATCGTTGGAGGTTCCATAGGTGCAGTATTTGCTTTATCtcttattctttatttcttcGCTTTCAAGCAGAAG
This region includes:
- the LOC18107325 gene encoding putative receptor-like protein kinase At5g39000 encodes the protein MFISIALYLLPPLHLFLYVTATTDYLQRYSPTDLILLNCGASSNLSSPDGRGWDGDSQSKFAASNPPEASSVFEASNQDPSVNQVPYMTARIFHSKFTYTFPVLPGPKFLRLYFYPASYSNLDISTSYFSLSANNYDLLNNFSASLTVSAIRPPVDYFTKEFIMTVWDNQKLEFVKISTVLKMPKLTFIPSPASFAFINGIEIVSMPDSFYARGDDNPLTYVGSDVFFYLYNTTALETVYRLNVGGQDISSTGDTGMYRTWHQDSEYLFRQSGNTPYLPGVKIKYTTKTPAYSAPVMVYSTMRSMGREPRVNMNYNLTWIIPVDAGFHYLLRLHFCEFRMEFKSVNQQVFLIFINNQTAEYDADVIHMSGGNGIPVYKDYIVLVPQGSQSKQDLWLELLPNMELKPTYADAILNGLEIFKLNTNR